A window of the Streptomyces sp. NBC_00250 genome harbors these coding sequences:
- a CDS encoding ATP-binding cassette domain-containing protein has product MIEAHELTKRYGRRPSGRLADGNTPSSTSTTSSGRGRLAVDRLSFTVRAGRVTGFLGPNGAGKSTTLRLILGLDEPTFGTATVGGRRFRELPRGLRHVGALLDAHDVHGGRTGDGHLAALARTNGIPRRRVGEVLDEVGLAEAARRRIGGYSLGMKQRLGIAAALLGDPPVLLFDEPVNGLDPEGVLWARGLFRRLAAEGRTVFVSSHLMSEMEHTADDLLVIGRGRLIAAESLAAFAARGTRHRVTVRTADPAAGPDLADALARAGATVQRPEEGEGPFTVAGMEADRIGVLAFRHGTPLAELASRGSSLEDAFMELTADSVEYRQRGGAR; this is encoded by the coding sequence GTGATCGAAGCCCACGAACTGACCAAACGTTACGGCCGCCGCCCGAGCGGCCGCCTCGCCGACGGGAACACTCCCTCCTCCACCTCGACCACGTCCTCCGGCCGTGGTCGCCTCGCCGTCGACCGCCTCAGCTTCACCGTTCGGGCCGGGCGGGTGACCGGGTTCCTCGGGCCCAACGGGGCCGGGAAGTCCACGACCCTGCGACTGATCCTCGGGCTCGACGAGCCGACCTTCGGGACGGCGACCGTCGGGGGCCGGCGGTTCAGGGAGCTGCCCCGGGGGCTGCGGCACGTCGGGGCGCTGCTCGACGCGCACGACGTGCACGGCGGCCGGACCGGCGACGGGCATCTCGCCGCGCTCGCCCGGACCAACGGCATCCCGCGCCGCCGGGTCGGCGAGGTCCTCGACGAGGTGGGACTCGCCGAGGCGGCCCGCCGCAGGATCGGCGGCTACTCCCTCGGCATGAAGCAGCGGCTCGGGATCGCCGCCGCCCTCCTCGGCGACCCGCCCGTGCTGCTCTTCGACGAGCCGGTCAACGGCCTCGACCCGGAGGGCGTGCTGTGGGCGCGGGGGCTGTTCCGGCGACTCGCCGCCGAGGGCCGCACGGTGTTCGTCTCCAGCCATCTGATGAGCGAGATGGAGCACACCGCCGACGACCTCCTCGTCATCGGCCGCGGCAGGCTGATCGCCGCCGAGAGCCTGGCGGCCTTCGCCGCGCGCGGCACCCGCCACCGTGTGACCGTGCGGACCGCCGACCCGGCCGCCGGACCGGACCTCGCCGACGCGCTGGCCCGGGCCGGGGCGACCGTACAGCGCCCCGAGGAGGGGGAAGGGCCGTTCACCGTGGCCGGGATGGAGGCGGACCGGATCGGGGTGCTCGCCTTCCGGCACGGCACCCCGCTCGCCGAACTGGCGTCGCGCGGCTCGTCCTTGGAGGACGCGTTCATGGAACTGACCGCCGACAGCGTGGAGTACCGGCAGCGGGGAGGAGCCAGGTGA
- a CDS encoding zinc-binding dehydrogenase: MHAIRLHAFGPAENLTYEETPDPVPGPGQVRIKVAAAGVHLLDTALREGMTGPFPAPAELPTVPGREVAGTVDALGEGTDPAWLGKRVVAHLGMAPGGYAELAVTDATRLHALADHLGEAEAVAMIGTGRTTLGILQFTALGPDSVAVVPAAAGGIGTLLVQYAKNAGATVIGLAGGPTKVALVEENGADLAVDYKRPDWPEKVRAHLGGRTATVVFDSVGGDTGRAAVDLLGKGGQHVVFGWSGAGLHDGEALTFTPEELDARGITSESVLGPVMIRKAGGDVRNLELAALDAATTGTLRPAVHRFPLADAAGAHRALENRGTTGKVVLIP; encoded by the coding sequence ATGCACGCCATCCGCCTCCACGCCTTCGGCCCCGCCGAGAACCTCACGTACGAGGAGACCCCCGACCCCGTACCGGGCCCCGGCCAGGTCCGCATCAAGGTCGCGGCAGCCGGCGTACACCTCCTCGACACCGCGCTCAGGGAGGGGATGACGGGCCCGTTCCCGGCGCCCGCCGAGCTGCCCACCGTCCCCGGCCGCGAGGTCGCCGGCACCGTCGACGCCCTCGGCGAGGGCACCGACCCGGCCTGGCTCGGCAAGCGGGTCGTCGCCCACCTCGGCATGGCGCCCGGCGGGTACGCCGAACTCGCCGTCACCGACGCCACCCGCCTCCACGCCCTGGCCGACCACCTCGGCGAGGCGGAGGCCGTCGCCATGATCGGCACCGGCCGCACCACCCTGGGCATCCTGCAGTTCACGGCCCTCGGCCCCGACTCGGTGGCGGTCGTCCCCGCGGCGGCCGGCGGCATCGGCACCCTGCTCGTCCAGTACGCCAAGAACGCCGGCGCCACCGTCATCGGCCTCGCCGGCGGCCCCACGAAGGTCGCCCTCGTCGAGGAGAACGGCGCCGACCTGGCCGTCGACTACAAGCGGCCCGACTGGCCCGAGAAGGTCCGCGCCCACCTGGGCGGGCGCACCGCCACCGTCGTCTTCGACTCGGTCGGCGGCGACACCGGCCGCGCCGCCGTCGACCTCCTCGGCAAGGGCGGACAGCACGTCGTGTTCGGCTGGTCGGGCGCCGGACTCCACGACGGCGAGGCGCTCACCTTCACACCGGAGGAACTGGACGCGCGCGGCATCACCTCGGAGTCCGTCCTCGGCCCCGTCATGATCCGGAAGGCGGGCGGCGACGTCCGCAACCTCGAACTCGCCGCCCTCGACGCGGCGACCACCGGCACCCTCCGCCCGGCGGTCCACCGCTTCCCGCTCGCGGACGCGGCGGGCGCCCACCGCGCCCTGGAGAACAGGGGCACGACGGGCAAGGTGGTCCTGATCCCCTAG
- a CDS encoding ABC transporter permease subunit yields the protein MTNARFRDLLAGEWMKLWSLRSTPWAFGVGAFAVLGINLNASYADYRNYPHYAEGIRELFVPIWAMRDAFTLGGAMVFMLATGAVGALVIVGEYGTGQIRTTFAAVPDRRSVIAAKTLVLAGVMLVYGALVAVASFAATQAVLSGRDVGMSIGYPGAATAVTASALLAPVCALVGFGLGALLRHTATTIVTLTGVLLLLPALVDGRSRWSATFLHALPQGAWKPLTQVGDSPVPVEFPWTAGGAWTVYVVWSLGAVAVALVAVHRRDV from the coding sequence GTGACGAACGCCCGTTTCCGTGATCTCCTCGCCGGCGAGTGGATGAAGCTGTGGTCCCTGCGTTCCACCCCCTGGGCGTTCGGCGTCGGCGCGTTCGCCGTCCTCGGCATCAACCTCAACGCGTCCTACGCCGACTACCGGAACTACCCGCACTACGCCGAGGGCATCCGCGAACTCTTCGTGCCCATCTGGGCGATGCGGGACGCCTTCACACTCGGCGGGGCCATGGTGTTCATGCTGGCGACCGGGGCCGTCGGCGCGCTCGTGATCGTCGGCGAGTACGGCACCGGCCAGATCCGTACGACCTTCGCCGCCGTTCCCGACCGGCGGTCCGTGATCGCGGCGAAGACGCTCGTCCTGGCGGGCGTGATGCTCGTGTACGGGGCGCTCGTCGCCGTGGCGTCCTTCGCCGCCACCCAGGCGGTGCTGTCCGGCCGGGACGTCGGCATGTCGATCGGCTACCCGGGCGCCGCGACGGCCGTCACCGCGTCCGCGCTGCTCGCCCCCGTGTGCGCGCTCGTCGGCTTCGGCCTCGGGGCGCTGCTCCGGCACACGGCGACGACGATCGTCACCCTCACCGGTGTGCTGCTCCTGCTGCCCGCGCTCGTCGACGGGCGCAGCCGCTGGTCGGCGACGTTCCTGCACGCCCTGCCGCAGGGCGCGTGGAAGCCGCTGACGCAGGTGGGGGACTCGCCGGTGCCGGTGGAGTTCCCGTGGACGGCGGGCGGGGCGTGGACGGTGTACGTGGTCTGGTCGCTCGGCGCCGTGGCGGTGGCCCTGGTCGCGGTCCACCGCCGGGACGTGTGA
- a CDS encoding pentapeptide repeat-containing protein — protein MATTRKKKAAVAGARRPELRLPPLEAYEGGLEPDGDYDGLELTGLDLTGQSGEGARFLDCALRECGLDEARLTGARFLDSVLTGVRGVGTVLAGAQLRDVEVVDARLGGAQLHGAVLERVVVRGGKSDYLNLRAAKLKDVVFEGCVLSETDFGGAVLERVEFVDCVLTGADFSGARLKDVDLRGVQRLEIARGVESLAGAVISTAQLFDLAPVLAAQLGVRVEG, from the coding sequence ATGGCGACGACTCGGAAGAAGAAGGCGGCTGTGGCGGGGGCGCGGCGGCCGGAGCTGCGGCTTCCTCCCCTGGAGGCGTACGAGGGAGGGCTCGAACCGGACGGGGACTACGACGGCCTCGAACTGACCGGGCTCGACCTCACGGGCCAGTCGGGGGAGGGCGCGCGGTTCCTGGACTGCGCGCTGCGGGAGTGCGGGCTCGACGAGGCGCGGCTGACGGGGGCCCGGTTCCTCGACTCGGTGCTGACCGGCGTACGGGGGGTGGGGACGGTCCTCGCCGGGGCGCAGCTGCGGGACGTGGAGGTCGTGGACGCGCGGCTCGGCGGGGCGCAGCTGCACGGGGCGGTGCTGGAGAGAGTGGTGGTGCGGGGAGGGAAGAGCGACTACCTGAACCTGCGGGCGGCGAAGCTGAAGGACGTCGTCTTCGAGGGGTGCGTGCTCAGCGAGACCGACTTCGGGGGCGCGGTGCTCGAACGGGTCGAGTTCGTGGACTGCGTCCTGACGGGGGCGGACTTCAGCGGGGCGCGGCTCAAGGACGTGGACCTGAGAGGGGTCCAGCGGCTTGAGATCGCGCGCGGGGTGGAGTCCCTCGCGGGGGCCGTGATCTCGACGGCCCAGCTGTTCGACCTGGCGCCGGTGCTCGCGGCGCAGCTGGGGGTGCGGGTGGAGGGGTAG
- a CDS encoding sensor histidine kinase, whose product MPATPSPSPPAPGRIPTLLVWCAALVHPFVLFAGVQAGPFRSTELRLFLTVVAVGLLLPLARRRPEAALGLLLVGLFAASTTRPYAELLYLPVLAADACVGLLAARRPLLRVALPAAAVTLTVQIGSALYMTSGQNVFVTTVVALALALLTAGLLGHASRERRAHAAELRARTAAEAVTAERLRIARELHDVIAHSIGVIAIQAGVGRRVIDTQPAEARNALATIETTSRETLAGLRRTLGALRASAKDAEGPGSGVAPAPRDPAPGLADLDRLVASAADAGVRVEVRHLGHPDRSLPPEVDLAAYRIVQESLTNVVRHAGTAICRVTVERGEDALLVEITDDGRPTKPGTAPAAAAAPAAPASTGYGIIGMSERAALLGGRFSAGPRPGGGFHVTAVLPLPLPLPVPLPLPLAAREPSPVPARESAPEPAQEGTPAP is encoded by the coding sequence ATGCCCGCCACGCCCAGCCCGTCCCCGCCGGCCCCCGGACGCATCCCCACCCTCCTGGTCTGGTGCGCCGCTCTCGTCCATCCCTTCGTCCTCTTCGCGGGCGTGCAGGCGGGTCCCTTCCGCTCCACCGAGCTGCGGTTGTTCCTCACCGTCGTCGCCGTGGGGCTCCTGCTCCCGCTCGCGCGCCGCAGGCCCGAGGCGGCGCTCGGGCTGCTGCTCGTCGGCCTGTTCGCCGCGTCGACGACCCGGCCGTACGCCGAGCTGCTGTACCTTCCGGTGCTCGCCGCCGACGCCTGCGTCGGCCTCCTGGCGGCCCGTCGTCCGCTCCTCCGGGTCGCCCTGCCCGCCGCCGCCGTGACGCTCACCGTGCAGATCGGTTCGGCGCTGTACATGACCTCGGGCCAAAACGTCTTCGTCACCACCGTCGTCGCCCTGGCCCTCGCGCTGCTCACCGCCGGGCTGCTCGGGCACGCCTCCCGCGAGCGGCGCGCGCACGCGGCGGAGCTGCGCGCCCGGACGGCGGCCGAGGCCGTCACCGCCGAACGGCTGCGGATCGCCCGCGAGCTGCACGACGTGATCGCGCACAGCATCGGCGTCATCGCCATCCAGGCGGGCGTCGGCCGCCGGGTCATCGACACCCAGCCCGCCGAGGCCCGCAACGCGCTCGCCACCATCGAGACCACCAGCCGGGAGACCCTCGCCGGTCTCCGCCGCACCCTGGGCGCGCTGCGGGCCTCCGCGAAGGACGCGGAAGGGCCCGGGTCGGGGGTCGCGCCCGCGCCGCGCGATCCGGCGCCGGGCCTCGCGGACCTGGACCGGCTCGTCGCGTCGGCGGCGGACGCGGGCGTACGGGTCGAAGTGCGGCACCTCGGTCACCCGGACCGGTCGCTGCCCCCGGAGGTCGACCTCGCCGCGTACCGGATCGTGCAGGAGTCGCTGACCAACGTCGTACGCCACGCGGGCACGGCCATCTGCCGGGTGACCGTGGAGCGGGGCGAGGACGCGTTGCTCGTCGAGATCACGGACGACGGCCGGCCGACGAAGCCCGGCACGGCACCCGCCGCAGCCGCCGCACCGGCCGCACCCGCCTCCACCGGCTACGGCATCATCGGTATGAGCGAGCGCGCCGCACTCCTCGGCGGCCGTTTCTCGGCGGGCCCGCGCCCCGGCGGCGGCTTCCACGTGACCGCCGTACTGCCCCTGCCGCTCCCCCTGCCCGTGCCGCTGCCCCTGCCGCTCGCGGCCCGGGAGCCGTCCCCCGTACCGGCCCGGGAATCGGCCCCGGAACCGGCCCAGGAAGGAACCCCCGCCCCATGA
- a CDS encoding NAD(P)/FAD-dependent oxidoreductase, with amino-acid sequence MSTVNGGISFWYAQDGAPDPCEPLPGDTTADVCIVGGGYTGLWTAYYLKKAVPFLNITVLEAKFCGYGASGRNGGWLYNGIAGRDRYAKLHGHEAAVRLQQAMNDTVGEVLDVCETEKIEADQHRGGVLEVALSPAQLARLKEFHAAEIAFGETDRVLYGARETADRIRVTGAVGSSWTPHGARLHPVKLVKGLAAAVEALGVTIHESTPVTEIEPKHAVTPYGTVRAPYILRCTEGFTASLAGQRRTWLPMNSSMIATEPLTDAQWESIGWDGRETLGDMAHAYMYAQRTADGRIALGGRGVPYRFGSRTDNDGRTQPQTIEALRDVLVRFFPQLAGVRVDHAWSGVLGVPRDWCATVTLDRSTGLGWAGGYVGSGVATANLAARTLRDLIQQDSGQSGPTDLTALPWVNHKVRKWEPEPLRWLGVQTMYAAFRGADRREATGHAAKTDRVAVLANRLSGR; translated from the coding sequence ATGAGTACGGTCAACGGCGGCATCTCGTTCTGGTACGCGCAGGACGGCGCCCCCGATCCCTGCGAACCGCTCCCCGGCGACACCACTGCCGACGTCTGCATCGTCGGCGGCGGCTACACCGGCCTGTGGACCGCCTACTACCTCAAGAAGGCCGTCCCCTTCCTCAACATCACCGTCCTCGAAGCGAAGTTCTGCGGGTACGGGGCCTCCGGCCGCAACGGCGGCTGGCTCTACAACGGCATCGCCGGCCGCGACCGCTACGCCAAGCTCCACGGCCACGAGGCCGCCGTCCGCCTCCAGCAGGCGATGAACGACACCGTCGGCGAGGTCCTCGACGTCTGCGAGACCGAGAAGATCGAGGCCGACCAGCACCGCGGCGGCGTCCTGGAAGTCGCCCTCTCCCCCGCCCAGCTCGCCCGCCTCAAGGAATTCCACGCCGCCGAGATCGCCTTCGGCGAGACCGACCGGGTCCTGTACGGAGCCCGCGAGACCGCCGACCGCATCCGCGTCACCGGCGCCGTCGGCTCCTCCTGGACCCCGCACGGCGCGCGCCTGCACCCGGTGAAGCTGGTGAAGGGCCTCGCGGCGGCCGTCGAGGCACTCGGCGTCACGATCCACGAGTCGACCCCGGTCACCGAGATCGAACCGAAGCACGCGGTCACCCCGTACGGCACCGTCCGCGCCCCGTACATCCTGCGCTGCACCGAGGGCTTCACGGCCTCCCTCGCGGGCCAGCGCCGCACCTGGCTGCCGATGAACTCCTCGATGATCGCCACCGAGCCGCTCACCGACGCCCAGTGGGAGTCGATCGGCTGGGACGGCCGCGAGACCCTCGGCGACATGGCGCACGCCTACATGTACGCCCAGCGCACCGCCGACGGCCGCATCGCACTCGGCGGCCGGGGAGTCCCTTACCGCTTCGGCTCGAGGACCGACAACGACGGTCGCACCCAGCCGCAGACGATCGAGGCCCTCCGCGACGTCCTGGTCCGCTTCTTCCCCCAGCTGGCAGGGGTACGGGTGGACCACGCCTGGTCCGGCGTCCTCGGCGTCCCGCGCGACTGGTGCGCCACGGTCACCCTGGACCGCTCGACGGGCCTGGGCTGGGCAGGCGGCTACGTGGGCTCGGGCGTCGCCACGGCCAACCTCGCGGCCCGCACGCTCCGCGACCTCATCCAGCAGGACTCGGGCCAGTCGGGCCCGACCGACCTCACCGCCCTCCCCTGGGTGAACCACAAGGTCCGCAAGTGGGAACCGGAGCCGCTGCGCTGGCTGGGAGTCCAGACGATGTACGCGGCCTTCCGGGGCGCGGACCGCCGCGAGGCGACGGGCCACGCGGCGAAGACGGACAGGGTGGCGGTCCTGGCGAACCGCCTGAGCGGCCGCTGA
- a CDS encoding response regulator transcription factor, translating into MSSSPSAPINVLLVDDQPLVRAGLRVLMADNPDLLVVGEAGTGDEAVRLARDLRPDVIVMDVRMPGMDGIEATRIVTAGPGAPRVLVLTTFDDDEYVYGALRSGASGFLVKDMALDDILAAIRVVAAGDALIAPGITRRLIEEFAARPEPAAAGSGAAPVSGPGRAPERDPRTLAGVTAREREVLALVGRGLSNGEIAERLHISAATAKAHVARLFAKLDARDRVQLVILAYEAGLAP; encoded by the coding sequence ATGAGCAGCAGCCCCTCCGCCCCGATCAACGTCCTCCTCGTCGACGACCAGCCGCTGGTACGGGCCGGCCTGCGCGTGCTGATGGCGGACAACCCCGACCTCCTCGTGGTCGGCGAGGCGGGCACGGGCGACGAGGCCGTCCGGCTCGCGCGCGACCTCCGGCCCGACGTGATCGTGATGGACGTCCGGATGCCCGGCATGGACGGCATCGAGGCGACCCGGATCGTCACGGCCGGCCCCGGCGCGCCCCGGGTCCTCGTCCTCACCACCTTCGACGACGACGAGTACGTGTACGGCGCGCTCCGCTCCGGGGCCAGCGGCTTCCTGGTCAAGGACATGGCCCTGGACGACATCCTCGCGGCGATCCGGGTCGTCGCCGCCGGGGACGCCCTGATCGCACCGGGCATCACACGCCGTCTGATCGAGGAGTTCGCGGCCCGCCCCGAGCCCGCCGCTGCCGGGTCCGGCGCCGCTCCCGTGTCCGGCCCCGGGCGGGCACCCGAACGTGATCCCCGCACCCTCGCCGGGGTCACCGCGCGGGAGCGCGAGGTGCTCGCCCTCGTCGGCCGGGGGCTGTCCAACGGCGAGATCGCGGAACGGCTCCACATCAGCGCGGCCACCGCCAAGGCGCACGTGGCACGCCTCTTCGCCAAGCTGGACGCCCGCGACCGGGTGCAGCTGGTGATCCTCGCGTACGAGGCGGGCCTGGCGCCGTGA
- a CDS encoding aminoglycoside phosphotransferase family protein — translation MIHVPEELAASQAKYNGEAGRAFIAALPERAEEFLDRWGLRVTGPSMYGVASLVLPVERVADGTRAALKMQILDDETEGEPVGLRTWGGDGVVRLLDHDAGTGTMLLERLDEARPLTSHGDTREALGVVAGLLARLTAVPAPEGLRRLGDIAAGMLADVPDAVARLGADDAAVLRDCAAAVREVAGEAGDRLLHWDLHLGNVLAAGREPWLAIDPKPLAGDPGFDLLPALMDRFDPDDFLWRFDLLAEVVGDRGRAVAWTLGRVLQNGLWDVEDGEPGLDAEQVEVARILRAARG, via the coding sequence GTGATTCACGTACCCGAGGAACTCGCGGCGTCGCAGGCGAAGTACAACGGTGAGGCGGGGCGGGCGTTCATCGCCGCGCTGCCGGAGCGGGCCGAGGAGTTCCTCGACCGGTGGGGGCTGCGGGTCACGGGGCCCTCCATGTACGGGGTGGCCTCCCTGGTCCTGCCCGTCGAGCGGGTCGCGGACGGCACGCGGGCCGCGCTCAAGATGCAGATCCTCGACGACGAGACCGAGGGGGAGCCCGTCGGTCTGCGCACGTGGGGCGGGGACGGTGTGGTGCGGCTCCTCGACCACGACGCCGGTACGGGCACGATGCTCCTGGAGCGGCTCGACGAGGCCCGGCCGCTGACCTCCCACGGCGACACGCGGGAGGCGCTCGGCGTCGTGGCGGGACTGCTCGCCCGGCTGACGGCGGTCCCCGCGCCGGAGGGGCTGCGTCGGCTCGGCGACATCGCGGCCGGGATGCTCGCGGACGTGCCGGACGCGGTCGCACGCCTCGGCGCGGACGACGCGGCGGTGCTGCGTGACTGTGCGGCGGCCGTACGGGAGGTGGCGGGCGAAGCGGGCGACCGGCTCCTCCACTGGGACCTGCACCTGGGCAATGTCCTCGCGGCCGGGCGCGAACCGTGGCTGGCGATCGACCCCAAGCCGCTCGCCGGCGACCCGGGCTTCGACCTGCTGCCGGCCCTGATGGACCGCTTCGATCCCGACGACTTCCTGTGGCGGTTCGACCTCCTCGCCGAGGTCGTCGGCGACCGGGGGAGGGCGGTGGCGTGGACGCTGGGGCGGGTGCTGCAGAACGGGCTGTGGGACGTGGAGGACGGGGAACCGGGTCTGGACGCGGAGCAGGTGGAGGTGGCGCGGATCCTGCGGGCGGCGCGGGGGTGA
- a CDS encoding GNAT family N-acetyltransferase, with protein sequence MIRTATPADVPVIHSLVRDLAEYEKALDEVRTTPEQLHEALFGARPAAFAHVAETEAGEVVGFAIWFLNFSTWRGVHGIYLEDLYVRPEVRGGGHGKALLTELARICVERGYERLEWSVLNWNKPSIDFYASLGARPQDEWTVYRLTDGALAELGGAGV encoded by the coding sequence ATGATCCGTACAGCCACGCCTGCCGACGTCCCCGTCATCCACTCCCTCGTCCGTGACCTCGCGGAGTACGAGAAGGCCCTCGACGAGGTCCGTACGACTCCGGAGCAGCTCCACGAGGCCCTCTTCGGCGCCCGCCCCGCCGCCTTCGCGCACGTCGCCGAGACCGAGGCGGGCGAGGTCGTCGGCTTCGCGATCTGGTTCCTCAACTTCTCGACCTGGCGCGGGGTCCACGGCATCTACCTGGAGGACCTGTACGTCCGTCCGGAGGTGCGCGGCGGCGGCCACGGCAAGGCGCTGCTCACCGAACTGGCCCGGATCTGCGTCGAGCGCGGGTACGAGCGCCTGGAGTGGTCCGTACTGAACTGGAACAAGCCGTCGATCGACTTCTACGCGTCCCTCGGCGCCCGCCCGCAGGACGAGTGGACCGTGTACCGGCTGACGGACGGGGCGCTGGCGGAGCTGGGTGGGGCGGGGGTGTAG
- a CDS encoding FAD-dependent monooxygenase, whose translation MKLAIVGGGPAGLYLSILLKRQDPAHEIAVYERNPEGSTYGWGVTYWAGLLDKLRAGDPESAAAVAEASVTWTDGVAIVRDERTVHRGDAGFGIGRRRMLALLADRAEELGVRVEFEHDITGPDAPELADADLVVAADGVNSVLREAHPEHFGSTVAGGRNQYVWLGTTKVFDSFSFAFKETDHGWIWCYAYGFSGERSTCVVECSPETWTGLGLDTLGEADSLNLLEKLFHDLLDGHELIGRDRADEPAQWLTFRTLTNRVWHRGNLVLLGDAAHTTHYSIGAGTTLALEDALALADALRSNPDLDTALTTYGKRRRAELVSAQSAARYSAQWYENLPRYMRLEPARMFALLGQRHSPLLPHIPPQLYYRIDRAAERLEPLRRLKRWLGPRVARAVHGRR comes from the coding sequence GTGAAGCTCGCGATCGTCGGCGGCGGTCCCGCCGGCCTCTACCTCTCGATCCTGCTGAAGCGGCAGGACCCCGCCCACGAGATCGCCGTCTACGAGCGGAATCCCGAGGGCTCCACGTACGGCTGGGGCGTGACGTACTGGGCCGGGCTCCTCGACAAGCTCCGCGCGGGCGACCCCGAGTCCGCGGCCGCCGTCGCCGAGGCGTCGGTGACCTGGACCGACGGGGTCGCGATCGTGCGCGACGAGCGGACCGTCCACCGAGGCGACGCGGGCTTCGGCATCGGGCGGCGGCGGATGCTCGCGCTGCTCGCCGACCGGGCCGAGGAACTGGGCGTACGGGTCGAGTTCGAGCACGACATCACCGGCCCGGACGCGCCCGAACTGGCCGACGCGGATCTGGTCGTCGCCGCCGACGGCGTCAACAGCGTGCTCCGCGAGGCCCACCCCGAGCACTTCGGCAGCACGGTCGCCGGCGGCCGCAACCAGTACGTCTGGCTCGGCACCACCAAGGTCTTCGACTCCTTCAGCTTCGCCTTCAAGGAGACCGACCACGGCTGGATCTGGTGCTACGCCTACGGGTTCAGCGGCGAGCGTTCCACCTGTGTCGTCGAGTGCTCCCCGGAGACCTGGACGGGCCTCGGCCTCGACACGCTCGGCGAGGCGGACAGCCTGAACCTCCTGGAGAAGCTGTTCCACGACCTCCTCGACGGTCACGAGCTGATCGGCCGCGACCGGGCCGACGAGCCCGCCCAGTGGCTCACCTTCCGCACCCTCACCAACCGGGTCTGGCACCGCGGCAACCTCGTCCTCCTCGGCGACGCCGCCCACACCACGCACTACTCGATCGGCGCGGGCACCACCCTGGCCCTGGAGGACGCGCTCGCCCTCGCGGACGCCCTGCGTTCGAACCCCGACCTGGACACGGCCCTCACCACCTACGGGAAGCGGCGCCGCGCCGAACTCGTCTCCGCGCAGAGCGCCGCCCGCTACAGCGCCCAGTGGTACGAGAACCTCCCGCGGTACATGCGCCTGGAGCCGGCCCGGATGTTCGCACTCCTGGGCCAGCGCCACTCGCCGCTGCTCCCGCACATCCCGCCGCAGCTCTACTACCGGATCGACCGGGCCGCCGAACGGCTGGAGCCACTGCGCCGCCTCAAGCGCTGGCTGGGCCCGCGGGTGGCGCGCGCGGTGCACGGCCGCCGCTGA
- a CDS encoding NAD(P)-binding protein yields the protein MRKLTIIGGGFAGLTAAITAAEAGVKVTVHEAHRTPGGRARTAEGPYLANEGPHAIYAGGPHWTWLKQRGLLGALAPLPVSEALKLRFHRGGALRRTPPLGMLRQSLRNAEQAPVDVDFRTWATGLVGERGAHAAATYAAVATFHHDPGSLSARFVQERLHRATSVPPEAHFIRGGWGQLIERMVAHAWEAGVRIETSSRVDSLDALPLGEGPVIVATSLPAASRLLGDPSLTWESGRTVLFDLALSTRKGDPFVVSDLDAPGWIERFTAQDPSLAPAGQQLIQAQLPIGPGESKADGVAHAERLLDLGFPGWRERAVWRRDSVCQGRTGAVDLPGTTWRDRPAVDRGDGVYLVGDQVAAPGVLAEVSFTSAVEAVSLALRSERGVLRKGLDLKHA from the coding sequence ATGCGGAAGCTCACGATCATCGGCGGCGGCTTCGCCGGACTGACCGCGGCCATCACCGCCGCCGAGGCGGGCGTCAAGGTGACCGTCCACGAGGCGCACCGGACCCCCGGTGGCCGGGCTCGCACCGCCGAGGGCCCGTACCTCGCCAACGAGGGCCCGCACGCGATCTACGCCGGCGGCCCGCACTGGACCTGGCTCAAGCAGCGCGGCCTCCTCGGCGCGCTGGCCCCGCTGCCGGTCTCCGAGGCCCTCAAGCTCCGCTTCCACCGCGGCGGTGCCCTGCGCCGCACCCCGCCGCTCGGGATGCTGCGCCAGTCCCTCCGCAACGCCGAACAGGCCCCCGTGGACGTCGACTTCCGCACCTGGGCCACCGGGCTCGTGGGCGAGCGGGGAGCGCACGCCGCCGCCACGTACGCGGCGGTCGCGACGTTCCACCACGACCCGGGCTCGCTCTCCGCACGCTTCGTGCAGGAGCGGCTCCATCGGGCGACCTCCGTGCCGCCGGAGGCGCACTTCATCCGGGGCGGCTGGGGTCAGCTGATCGAGCGGATGGTCGCGCACGCGTGGGAGGCAGGCGTACGGATCGAGACGTCGTCCCGTGTCGACAGCCTCGACGCCCTGCCGCTCGGCGAGGGTCCCGTGATCGTCGCCACCTCCCTGCCCGCCGCCTCCCGGCTCCTCGGCGACCCGTCGCTGACGTGGGAGAGCGGCCGTACGGTCCTGTTCGACCTGGCCCTGAGCACCCGCAAGGGCGACCCGTTCGTGGTCTCGGACCTGGACGCGCCGGGCTGGATCGAGCGGTTCACGGCCCAGGACCCGTCGCTGGCCCCGGCCGGACAGCAGCTGATCCAGGCCCAGCTGCCCATCGGCCCGGGCGAGTCGAAGGCGGACGGCGTCGCCCACGCGGAACGGCTCCTCGACCTCGGATTCCCGGGCTGGCGCGAGCGGGCTGTGTGGCGGCGGGACTCGGTGTGCCAGGGACGTACGGGAGCGGTCGACCTGCCCGGCACGACCTGGCGCGACCGGCCGGCCGTCGACCGGGGCGACGGTGTCTACCTGGTGGGCGACCAGGTGGCGGCGCCCGGCGTCCTCGCGGAGGTGTCGTTCACGAGCGCGGTGGAAGCGGTGTCGCTGGCCCTGCGCTCGGAACGAGGTGTCCTGAGGAAGGGCCTTGACCTCAAGCATGCTTGA